From Candidatus Pedobacter colombiensis, one genomic window encodes:
- a CDS encoding YDG domain-containing protein, which produces MKKLLLFFNLMLRKGMIAFALLFFTLAVNTAAKASGDIDPPAPLISKVKAVPEPITTSPATNIGAVSARLGGTTTNNFLSFFEERGIVWSLTADPTVNDHKTQIGIGPGIFSAVITNLPSGTLIHFRSYAFEQFNPDIPVYGDDLTFTTGPVLSASPDSQTNIACNGGNTGSAAVFVTGGLGPYTYSWSPLGGTGALASGLTAGTYTCTVTDSENNTKQVTFNLVQPSAPITASTAQSNVACNGGSNGSASVSNVSGGTGSYTYSWSPSGGTAATASGLTAGTYTCTITDANLCSTTKTFTITQPSAPITASTAQSNVACNGGSNGSASVSNVSGGTGSYTYSWSPSGGTAATASGLTAGTYTCTITDANLCSTTKTFTITQPSAPITASTAQSNVACNGGSNGSASVSNVSGGTGSYTYSWSPSGGTAATASGLTAGTYTCTITDANLCSTTKTFTITQPSAPITASTAQSNVACNGGSNGSASVSNVSGGTGSYTYSWSPSGGTAATASGLTAGTYTCTITDANLCSTTKTFTITQPSAPITASTAQSNVACNGGSNGSASVSNVSGGTGSYTYSWSPSGGTAATASGLTAGTYTCTITDANLCSTTKTFTITQPSAPITASTAQLNVACNGGSNGSASVSNVSGGTGSYTYSWSPSGGTAATASGLTAGTYTCTITDANLCSTTKTFTITQPSAPITASTAQLNVACNGGSNGSASVSNVSGGTGSYTYSWSPSGGTAATASGLTAGTYTCTITDANLCSTTKTFTITQPSAPITASMAQSNVACNGGSNGSASVSNVSGGTGSYTYSWSPSGGTAATASGLTAGTYTCTITDANGCTSAKSFTITQPSAPITASMAQSNVTTAGGANGSATVTVTGGTGSYLYSWSPSGGTAATASGLTAGSYTCTITDANLCSTTKTFSIIQPAALTGFQNINKNYGDPTFPLTKPNSASTGAFSYSSSNSSIASVSGANVTILTPGTVTITATQAASGTYNISTTTATLTVAKKDISLTLNPAPAISKTYDGNTNITLVPANYSLTGLVTGDILSVTSTTTYQNSNAGAGKTITASNFVLNGTQKDYYNLTTATANVTGSITPKTLTATAATVTKVYDGTDVAIVTFNPLTGIISGDIVTLTQGTAVYDNKNVGVAKPITANGLTLNGSSAANYTLAPVSLTGTITSKPLTITADNKDKFVGTANPTFTASYTGFVPGESSSVLTTQPVLTTSANLSSPIGTYDINIAGAAAANYNIQYAKGTLTVKPGAPKSIALAGVTLFEYSPIGTNAGTLTSTSDDPQAIFTYSLVPGIGDTDNSSFSIVGNNIQTAKSLSMITKTNYSVLVRSTTQHGLSLEKFFTINLTTTAPKATNIMSPNGDGVNDKWVIDDLQLYPNNEVKIFDKTGRTVYSKKGYDNSWEGTLNGAPLAEGTYFYVIDFGPGKPKTKGYITITRSK; this is translated from the coding sequence ATGAAAAAACTACTACTCTTTTTTAACTTAATGTTAAGGAAAGGTATGATCGCATTTGCGTTATTATTTTTCACCTTAGCGGTAAACACAGCGGCGAAGGCCTCTGGTGACATTGATCCTCCGGCACCCCTGATTTCAAAAGTAAAAGCTGTTCCAGAACCAATAACAACATCCCCTGCAACAAATATTGGTGCAGTAAGTGCAAGGTTAGGGGGCACTACAACTAATAATTTTCTTTCTTTCTTTGAAGAAAGAGGTATAGTCTGGTCATTGACTGCCGATCCAACGGTTAATGACCACAAAACACAGATCGGAATTGGACCGGGGATTTTCAGTGCTGTGATTACAAATTTACCAAGTGGCACCCTCATTCACTTCAGATCGTATGCGTTTGAACAATTCAATCCAGATATACCCGTTTATGGAGATGATTTAACTTTTACCACAGGTCCTGTGCTGTCAGCAAGTCCGGACTCACAAACGAATATAGCTTGTAACGGCGGCAATACTGGCTCAGCAGCTGTTTTTGTAACTGGTGGTTTAGGACCCTATACTTATTCGTGGTCGCCTTTAGGGGGAACGGGGGCGTTGGCTTCCGGATTAACGGCAGGCACTTATACTTGTACCGTTACAGATAGTGAAAATAACACAAAACAAGTAACCTTCAATCTGGTGCAACCTTCTGCTCCCATAACGGCTTCTACGGCTCAGTCGAATGTTGCTTGTAATGGTGGTTCAAACGGTTCCGCTTCCGTTTCCAATGTATCCGGTGGTACTGGTTCATACACTTATTCATGGTCACCTTCAGGAGGTACAGCTGCAACTGCTTCTGGTTTAACAGCAGGTACCTATACTTGTACAATTACAGATGCGAACCTATGTTCAACCACCAAAACATTCACGATCACGCAACCTTCTGCTCCCATAACAGCTTCTACGGCTCAGTCGAATGTTGCTTGTAATGGTGGTTCAAACGGTTCCGCTTCCGTTTCCAATGTATCCGGTGGTACTGGTTCATACACTTATTCATGGTCACCTTCAGGAGGTACAGCTGCAACTGCTTCTGGTTTAACAGCAGGTACCTATACTTGTACAATTACAGATGCGAACCTATGTTCAACCACCAAAACATTCACGATCACGCAACCTTCTGCTCCCATAACAGCTTCTACGGCTCAGTCGAATGTTGCTTGTAATGGTGGTTCAAACGGTTCCGCTTCCGTTTCCAATGTATCCGGTGGTACTGGTTCATACACTTATTCATGGTCACCTTCAGGAGGTACAGCTGCAACTGCTTCTGGTTTAACAGCAGGTACCTATACTTGTACAATTACAGATGCGAACCTATGTTCAACCACCAAAACATTCACGATCACGCAACCTTCTGCTCCCATAACAGCTTCTACGGCTCAGTCGAATGTTGCTTGTAATGGTGGTTCAAACGGTTCCGCTTCCGTTTCCAATGTATCCGGTGGTACTGGTTCATACACTTATTCATGGTCACCTTCAGGAGGTACAGCTGCAACTGCTTCTGGTTTAACAGCAGGTACCTATACTTGTACAATTACAGATGCGAACCTATGTTCAACCACCAAAACATTCACGATCACGCAACCTTCTGCTCCCATAACAGCTTCTACGGCTCAGTCGAATGTTGCTTGTAATGGTGGTTCAAACGGTTCCGCTTCCGTTTCCAATGTATCCGGTGGTACTGGTTCATACACTTATTCATGGTCACCTTCAGGAGGTACAGCTGCAACTGCTTCTGGTTTAACAGCAGGTACCTATACTTGTACAATTACAGATGCGAACCTATGTTCAACCACCAAAACATTCACGATCACGCAACCTTCTGCTCCCATAACAGCTTCTACAGCTCAGTTGAATGTTGCTTGTAATGGTGGTTCAAACGGTTCCGCTTCCGTTTCCAATGTATCCGGTGGTACTGGTTCATACACTTATTCATGGTCACCTTCAGGAGGTACAGCTGCAACTGCTTCTGGTTTAACAGCAGGTACCTATACTTGTACAATTACAGATGCGAACCTATGTTCAACCACCAAAACATTCACGATCACGCAACCTTCTGCTCCCATAACAGCTTCTACAGCTCAGTTGAATGTTGCTTGTAATGGTGGTTCAAACGGTTCCGCTTCCGTTTCCAATGTATCCGGTGGTACTGGTTCATACACTTATTCATGGTCACCTTCAGGAGGTACAGCTGCAACTGCTTCTGGTTTAACAGCAGGTACCTATACTTGTACAATTACAGATGCGAACCTATGTTCAACCACCAAAACATTCACGATCACGCAACCTTCTGCTCCCATAACAGCTTCTATGGCTCAGTCGAATGTTGCTTGTAATGGTGGTTCAAACGGTTCCGCTTCCGTTTCCAATGTATCCGGTGGTACTGGTTCATACACTTATTCATGGTCACCTTCAGGAGGTACAGCTGCAACTGCTTCTGGTTTAACAGCAGGTACCTATACTTGTACAATTACAGATGCGAACGGATGTACGTCAGCCAAAAGCTTTACAATAACTCAACCTTCTGCTCCCATAACAGCTTCTATGGCTCAGTCGAATGTAACTACAGCGGGAGGTGCTAATGGTTCGGCTACTGTTACTGTAACAGGGGGAACTGGCAGTTATCTTTATTCATGGTCGCCTTCAGGCGGCACTGCAGCTACAGCTTCTGGTTTAACAGCTGGTTCATATACCTGTACCATTACTGATGCAAACCTATGTTCAACCACCAAAACTTTCAGTATTATCCAGCCAGCAGCATTGACTGGATTCCAGAACATCAATAAAAATTATGGTGATCCTACATTTCCACTTACTAAACCTAACAGTGCCAGCACTGGTGCATTCAGCTATAGCAGCAGCAACAGCAGCATCGCATCTGTAAGTGGAGCAAATGTAACTATACTTACACCAGGTACTGTAACCATTACTGCAACACAAGCTGCCAGTGGCACTTATAATATCAGCACAACTACAGCAACATTAACTGTTGCAAAAAAAGACATCAGTCTAACTTTAAATCCAGCCCCTGCAATTAGCAAAACTTACGATGGAAACACCAACATTACATTGGTTCCAGCGAACTATAGCTTAACTGGCCTGGTAACTGGAGATATTTTATCAGTAACCTCCACTACTACCTATCAGAATAGCAATGCTGGTGCCGGAAAAACGATAACAGCAAGTAACTTCGTGCTTAACGGTACGCAAAAAGATTATTACAACCTTACTACAGCCACTGCAAATGTTACAGGTTCCATTACTCCAAAAACACTTACGGCTACAGCCGCAACAGTGACTAAAGTTTACGATGGAACTGATGTTGCTATTGTTACCTTTAATCCATTAACTGGAATCATAAGCGGTGATATTGTAACCCTGACTCAGGGTACAGCGGTATATGACAATAAGAATGTAGGCGTCGCTAAGCCAATCACAGCAAACGGACTAACACTAAACGGCTCTAGCGCTGCCAATTACACCCTAGCTCCTGTTAGCTTAACAGGTACGATTACGTCTAAACCATTAACGATCACTGCCGACAATAAGGATAAATTTGTGGGCACTGCAAATCCAACATTCACTGCAAGTTATACAGGATTTGTTCCGGGAGAAAGCAGCTCAGTATTGACCACTCAACCAGTGTTAACTACCTCGGCTAACTTAAGTAGTCCAATTGGCACTTACGACATCAATATTGCTGGTGCTGCTGCTGCCAATTACAACATTCAATATGCAAAAGGAACCTTGACTGTAAAACCAGGTGCACCAAAAAGCATTGCGCTTGCCGGAGTAACCTTGTTTGAATACAGTCCGATAGGAACCAATGCGGGAACCCTTACCAGTACTTCTGATGATCCACAAGCGATCTTCACTTATAGCTTAGTACCTGGCATTGGTGACACCGACAATTCCTCTTTTAGCATCGTTGGCAATAACATCCAGACCGCAAAAAGCCTGAGTATGATCACCAAAACCAATTACAGTGTATTGGTAAGAAGCACCACACAACATGGTTTGAGTCTGGAAAAATTCTTCACCATTAATTTAACTACAACTGCACCTAAAGCAACCAATATCATGTCACCAAATGGTGATGGAGTGAACGATAAATGGGTGATTGACGATCTTCAACTGTATCCGAACAATGAAGTGAAAATCTTTGACAAAACAGGAAGAACAGTGTATAGTAAGAAAGGATATGACAACAGCTGGGAAGGTACACTTAATGGTGCACCATTAGCTGAAGGCACTTACTTTTATGTGATCGACTTTGGTCCTGGCAAACCTAAAACCAAAGGTTATATAACCATTACCAGATCGAAATAG
- a CDS encoding MFS transporter has translation MIRKLKTEIAHFKAQSHNFKVLTLTNLIYSIVLPVIDIFVAAYVMRSSNDPVKVVVYQLTIYTGIPLTFLINGWLLNRFPIKVLYSLGMVLSAISMMIMMSLTTLDITGIAIAGIVMGMSFGFYWANRDFLALATTNDNNRNYYYGLETFFYTIIAVVIPVMIGWFIEGLAGTGDAKFGYKIVTGIVFVVTIGASIMCFTGKFTNPLNKKFIYFKFNPYWYRLMFLAVLKGLVQGFLVTAPAMLIMLLLGKEGALGTAQSVGAVFAAILMYIIGRNTKPEHRIYVFGTGLVLFTIAALINGVLFNETGVILFMLFLLLAKPLLDLAYFPIQFSVIDILTKKENRSEFAYILNHEAGLYIGRLTGAGTFLLLAYCFSNEVALRYAIIIVAVLQLSSYWVAKGILKQGKIMNEELELIPLKEPNAYEV, from the coding sequence ATGATTCGTAAATTAAAAACAGAGATTGCGCATTTTAAGGCGCAGTCGCATAATTTCAAAGTACTTACCTTAACCAATCTGATCTACAGCATTGTGTTGCCGGTGATTGATATTTTTGTCGCGGCTTATGTAATGCGGAGTTCCAATGATCCGGTAAAGGTGGTCGTGTACCAGTTGACTATTTATACCGGAATTCCTTTAACTTTTTTAATCAATGGATGGCTGTTAAATCGTTTTCCAATTAAGGTATTGTACTCCCTGGGGATGGTATTGAGCGCCATTTCTATGATGATCATGATGTCATTAACCACCTTGGATATCACAGGAATTGCAATCGCCGGTATTGTAATGGGGATGTCGTTCGGGTTTTACTGGGCCAATAGAGATTTTCTGGCTTTGGCGACAACAAATGATAACAACCGCAATTATTATTACGGATTGGAGACCTTCTTTTATACCATTATTGCAGTAGTTATTCCCGTGATGATCGGGTGGTTTATAGAGGGGCTTGCAGGTACTGGTGATGCGAAATTCGGCTATAAAATTGTGACGGGGATTGTATTTGTCGTGACCATTGGCGCTTCTATAATGTGCTTTACGGGTAAGTTTACCAATCCCCTCAATAAGAAGTTTATCTACTTTAAATTTAATCCTTATTGGTACAGACTGATGTTTCTGGCTGTGTTAAAGGGCCTGGTGCAAGGCTTCCTGGTTACTGCTCCGGCTATGCTGATCATGTTGCTGTTGGGGAAAGAGGGCGCATTGGGAACTGCACAGTCTGTAGGTGCGGTATTTGCAGCCATATTGATGTATATCATCGGTCGCAATACCAAACCCGAGCACCGAATTTATGTATTTGGGACTGGCTTGGTCTTATTTACCATTGCTGCGCTTATCAATGGGGTTTTGTTTAATGAAACCGGGGTGATTTTATTTATGTTGTTTTTGCTACTGGCTAAACCACTGCTAGACCTGGCTTATTTCCCGATCCAATTCAGTGTGATTGATATTTTGACCAAAAAGGAGAATAGGAGTGAGTTTGCCTATATTTTAAATCACGAGGCAGGTTTATACATAGGTCGGTTAACCGGTGCCGGAACATTTTTATTATTGGCCTATTGTTTCTCCAATGAGGTCGCGTTGCGCTATGCCATTATTATTGTGGCCGTATTGCAGTTGAGCTCTTATTGGGTAGCAAAAGGGATCCTTAAACAGGGGAAAATTATGAATGAAGAGCTAGAACTGATACCTTTAAAAGAACCCAATGCTTATGAAGTTTAA
- a CDS encoding type IX secretion system membrane protein PorP/SprF produces MKPIYKTLALIAFTVIGSSVRAQLNPLSSQYYTNQYLINPAFAGAGQGLKLNGAYRKLWSNVPGSPLTQNLTADYGFNKVGLGLSVNNESAGLQRQTRVVGSYAYHLPLNSEGQQLHFGVSFGFMTQRLENADIYGNPNDPSVGQYNDRKTYLDGDFGVAYTSGKLNVQAAIPNLKSVLKKDVIQLADVATFYTAASYQINISEGAEGMDLEPKVAYRGVKGFDNIWDAGTQLSIANKQVMLLAMYHSTKNTTFGLGMDYKKKYLISGTYTTQTSALSSYTNGSFELNLRLNLSK; encoded by the coding sequence ATGAAACCAATATATAAGACACTGGCACTAATCGCTTTTACTGTCATTGGTAGTTCCGTTAGGGCACAATTAAACCCCTTATCGTCACAATACTATACCAATCAATATTTGATCAACCCGGCCTTTGCCGGTGCGGGACAAGGTCTAAAATTAAACGGCGCTTACCGCAAACTATGGAGCAATGTTCCAGGTTCTCCACTAACCCAAAACCTTACAGCAGATTATGGTTTTAACAAAGTAGGATTAGGGCTATCAGTGAACAACGAAAGTGCTGGTCTGCAAAGACAAACACGCGTGGTAGGTAGTTACGCCTATCACCTGCCATTAAATAGCGAAGGTCAGCAATTACACTTTGGGGTATCGTTTGGCTTCATGACCCAACGTTTAGAGAATGCAGATATTTACGGCAATCCCAATGATCCTAGCGTAGGACAATACAATGATCGTAAAACTTACCTCGATGGTGATTTTGGTGTAGCTTATACCTCTGGTAAGCTAAATGTACAGGCTGCAATTCCTAACCTTAAAAGCGTGTTAAAAAAAGATGTGATTCAATTGGCTGATGTCGCTACTTTTTACACGGCAGCCAGTTACCAAATCAACATCAGCGAAGGTGCCGAAGGTATGGATCTGGAACCTAAAGTAGCTTACCGTGGCGTGAAAGGATTTGACAACATCTGGGATGCAGGAACGCAGTTGAGCATTGCCAATAAACAAGTGATGTTGTTGGCCATGTACCACAGTACAAAAAACACCACTTTCGGTTTGGGTATGGATTATAAAAAGAAATACCTGATCAGCGGAACTTACACCACACAAACCTCGGCTTTGAGTAGTTATACCAATGGTAGTTTTGAATTGAACCTTAGGTTAAATCTGAGCAAGTAA
- a CDS encoding helix-turn-helix domain-containing protein, translating into MSNVLRRKADPKNLQAIFECLDLFYPMSEGVKIEFDKRCFEFEMNKGEYLLRAGDYSHYVYFIMEGIVTGVATLNGKAITSFISVKGELVTAIEGLYGVCPATEDIKVEESALLIGLHVDDLDQVIRDYPEMNIIMRKVMELHYKLAHHRSVFFRIGTATDKYDFFLNAYPDHAPRIPLELTASFLNIKINTLKKIVSQQLSKNVELTKGGIEIYMEREQPFLQKKLTLLQLADQFGVRAHTMSHLLSFYFKKNFNQFVNTYRINFVLSKLENQDCLKQYSLHGLGSDAGFASNSSFFTEFKKSVGLSPQAYCKQQNEFSLMSESK; encoded by the coding sequence TTGAGTAACGTTCTTCGCAGAAAGGCAGATCCGAAAAATTTACAAGCCATTTTTGAATGCCTGGATCTTTTTTATCCCATGAGTGAAGGAGTCAAAATTGAATTTGATAAGCGTTGTTTTGAGTTTGAAATGAATAAAGGGGAGTATCTCTTAAGGGCAGGAGATTACAGTCATTATGTTTATTTTATTATGGAGGGGATTGTTACCGGTGTAGCTACCTTAAATGGTAAGGCGATTACCAGCTTCATTTCTGTAAAAGGAGAATTAGTGACCGCAATTGAGGGTTTATATGGTGTTTGTCCCGCTACTGAGGATATCAAAGTAGAAGAGTCTGCTTTACTTATTGGTCTGCATGTGGATGATCTGGATCAAGTTATAAGGGATTATCCTGAAATGAATATCATTATGCGAAAGGTGATGGAATTACATTATAAACTAGCTCACCATCGTTCTGTGTTTTTTAGGATAGGAACGGCGACTGATAAATATGATTTTTTTCTAAATGCCTATCCTGATCATGCGCCTCGTATACCCTTAGAGCTAACAGCCTCTTTTCTGAATATCAAAATCAATACCCTTAAAAAGATCGTTAGCCAACAGCTGTCTAAAAATGTTGAGCTGACAAAGGGCGGTATTGAAATTTATATGGAGCGTGAACAGCCCTTCTTACAAAAGAAACTTACACTGTTGCAGCTTGCGGATCAATTCGGCGTTCGCGCACATACTATGTCGCATCTCTTGAGTTTTTATTTTAAGAAAAACTTTAATCAGTTTGTAAATACCTATCGTATTAATTTTGTGTTGAGCAAATTGGAAAATCAGGATTGCTTAAAACAATACAGTCTACATGGCCTGGGAAGCGACGCAGGTTTCGCCTCAAACAGCTCCTTTTTTACAGAGTTTAAAAAGAGCGTTGGACTAAGCCCTCAAGCTTATTGTAAACAACAGAATGAATTTAGTTTGATGTCAGAATCAAAATAA
- a CDS encoding glycoside hydrolase family 130 protein: protein MTDQAQRFTQNPLLSPGDLKPSRAGLKITCLLNPGVFTFQEKTWLLVRVAERPEQQVGVISFPVLKGDGIEIIEILANDPELSASDPRVIRYKGVDYLTTLSHLRLLCSDDGIRFYEPEGYPLLQGETGEEAFGVEDCRVALLDGTYYLTYTAVSKDGVGVGLRKTKDWKNFESEGMIIPPHNKDCAIFEEKVNGKFYALHRPSSVDIGGNYIWIAESPDGIHWGKHQCIITTRKDSWDSARVGAGAAPIKTKKGWLEIYHGANAAHRYCLGAFLLDLNDPSIVLARTTDPIMVPTADYELTGFFGQVVFTNGHVVNGDELTIYYGAADEFVCGAKFSIAEILNSLTYHHDS, encoded by the coding sequence ATGACAGATCAAGCGCAAAGATTTACACAAAATCCTTTACTATCGCCAGGGGATTTAAAACCCAGTAGAGCGGGATTGAAAATTACCTGCCTTTTAAATCCGGGTGTTTTTACCTTTCAGGAAAAGACCTGGTTGCTGGTACGTGTTGCCGAAAGGCCGGAGCAGCAGGTGGGGGTAATTTCGTTTCCGGTATTGAAGGGCGATGGGATTGAAATTATAGAAATATTGGCCAATGATCCGGAGCTGAGTGCCAGCGACCCGCGGGTAATCAGGTATAAGGGTGTGGATTATTTAACCACCTTATCTCATTTAAGGCTGCTTTGCAGTGACGATGGCATTCGCTTTTATGAGCCCGAAGGTTACCCTTTATTACAGGGAGAAACCGGGGAGGAAGCTTTTGGAGTTGAAGATTGTCGGGTAGCCTTGCTGGATGGAACTTATTACTTAACCTATACTGCTGTTTCCAAAGATGGGGTAGGCGTGGGTTTACGTAAAACAAAAGACTGGAAGAACTTTGAGTCAGAGGGGATGATCATTCCGCCGCACAATAAAGATTGCGCCATTTTTGAAGAAAAGGTAAATGGCAAATTTTATGCCCTGCACCGTCCAAGCAGCGTTGATATTGGGGGTAATTACATTTGGATTGCGGAGTCGCCCGATGGAATACATTGGGGCAAGCATCAATGTATCATTACTACCCGAAAGGACAGCTGGGACAGTGCAAGGGTTGGTGCGGGAGCTGCGCCTATCAAAACAAAAAAGGGCTGGCTCGAGATTTATCACGGTGCAAATGCTGCACATCGATATTGCCTGGGTGCCTTTTTGCTCGACTTAAACGATCCTTCCATTGTACTTGCCAGAACCACAGACCCCATTATGGTGCCGACAGCAGATTATGAATTAACCGGTTTTTTTGGCCAGGTGGTATTTACCAATGGTCATGTGGTTAATGGCGATGAGCTGACCATTTATTACGGTGCTGCGGATGAGTTTGTATGTGGCGCTAAATTTTCAATTGCTGAAATCCTCAACTCTCTAACCTACCATCATGATTCGTAA
- a CDS encoding PorP/SprF family type IX secretion system membrane protein: MKTIYKTALLLAFSATIGSVKAQLNPLSAQYFTNQYLINPAFAGAGQGLKLNGAYRKLWSNVPGSPLTQNLTADYGFNKVGLGLSVNNESAGLQRQTRVVGTYAYHLPLNSEGQQLHFGVSLGFMTQRLENADIYGNPNDPSVGQYNDRKTYLDGDFGVAYTSGKLNVQAAIPNLKSVLKKDVIQLADVATFYTAASYQINISEGAEGMDLEPKVAYRGVKGFDNIWDAGTQLSIANKQVMLLAMYHSTKNTTFGLGMDYKKKYLISGTYTTQTSALSSYTNGSFELNLRLNLSK; this comes from the coding sequence ATGAAAACCATATACAAAACAGCCCTGCTACTTGCTTTTTCAGCAACTATAGGTTCGGTAAAAGCACAATTAAACCCGCTATCAGCACAGTACTTTACCAATCAATACCTGATCAATCCGGCTTTTGCCGGTGCCGGACAAGGTTTAAAATTAAACGGCGCGTACCGCAAACTATGGAGCAATGTTCCGGGATCACCCTTAACCCAAAACCTTACAGCAGATTATGGTTTTAATAAAGTAGGCTTGGGTCTATCAGTAAACAACGAAAGTGCTGGTCTGCAAAGACAAACACGCGTAGTGGGTACTTACGCCTATCACCTGCCATTAAATAGCGAAGGTCAGCAATTACACTTTGGGGTATCGTTAGGCTTCATGACCCAACGTTTAGAGAATGCGGATATTTATGGCAATCCCAATGATCCCAGCGTAGGACAATACAATGATCGTAAAACTTACCTCGATGGTGATTTTGGTGTAGCTTATACCTCCGGCAAGTTAAATGTACAGGCTGCAATTCCTAACCTTAAGAGCGTATTAAAAAAGGATGTGATTCAATTGGCTGATGTGGCTACTTTTTATACTGCGGCAAGTTACCAAATCAACATCAGCGAAGGTGCCGAAGGTATGGACCTGGAACCTAAAGTAGCTTACCGTGGCGTGAAAGGATTTGACAACATCTGGGATGCAGGAACGCAGTTGAGCATTGCCAACAAACAAGTGATGTTACTGGCCATGTACCACAGTACAAAAAACACCACTTTCGGTCTGGGTATGGACTACAAAAAGAAATACCTGATCAGTGGCACTTACACCACGCAAACCTCAGCTTTGAGCAGTTATACCAATGGTAGTTTTGAGTTGAACCTGAGGTTAAATCTGAGTAAATAA